A window of the Streptococcus sp. 116-D4 genome harbors these coding sequences:
- a CDS encoding nucleotidyltransferase family protein, producing MNIVKNEQEILEAFRKNPDMMAILTIIRDFGLKDSWLAAGSVRNFIWNLLSDRPAFDLETDVDVIFFDPDISYAETLSLEKKLREGFPQYQWKLKNQVYMHQHSPHTSPYTSSRDAMSKYPERCTAVGLRLNEELDFELYAPYGLEDILNFQVSPTPHFLENEDRMKLYQKRLSKKNWQEKWKNLTFKIT from the coding sequence ATGAATATAGTGAAAAATGAGCAAGAAATTCTAGAGGCTTTTAGAAAAAATCCAGATATGATGGCTATTCTGACTATCATCCGAGATTTTGGCTTAAAAGACTCCTGGTTGGCAGCAGGCTCTGTCAGAAATTTCATCTGGAATCTCTTGTCAGACAGACCAGCATTTGATCTTGAAACAGATGTAGATGTGATTTTCTTTGATCCAGATATTTCTTATGCGGAAACCTTGTCTCTAGAGAAAAAGTTGAGAGAGGGCTTTCCTCAGTACCAGTGGAAATTGAAAAATCAGGTCTATATGCACCAGCATAGTCCTCACACTTCTCCCTATACCAGTTCTCGTGATGCCATGAGTAAGTATCCAGAACGTTGTACGGCTGTTGGACTACGCTTGAATGAAGAATTAGATTTTGAACTCTATGCACCTTATGGTTTGGAGGATATTTTGAACTTTCAGGTTTCTCCAACTCCCCATTTCTTAGAAAATGAAGACCGAATGAAGCTCTATCAAAAGCGTTTATCTAAGAAAAATTGGCAAGAAAAATGGAAAAATCTTACATTTAAAATAACTTAA
- the glmS gene encoding glutamine--fructose-6-phosphate transaminase (isomerizing), with product MCGIVGVVGNTNATDILIQGLEKLEYRGYDSAGIFVLGGAENHLVKAVGRIAELSAKTAGVEGTTGIGHTRWATHGKPTEDNAHPHRSETERFVLVHNGVIENYLEIKEEYLAGHHFKGQTDTEIAVHLIGKFAEEEGLSVLEAFKKALHIIRGSYAFALVDSQNPEVIYVAKNKSPLLIGLGEGYNMVCSDAMAMIRETNQYMEIHDQELVIVKADSVEVQDYDGNSRERASYTAELDLSDIGKGTYPYYMLKEIDEQPTVMRKLIQAYTDEAGQVVVDPAIIRAVQDADRIYILAAGTSYHAGFASKKMLEELTDTPVELGISSEWGYGMPLLSKKPLFIFISQSGETADSRQVLVKANEMGIPSLTVTNVPGSTLSREANHTMLLHAGPEIAVASTKAYTAQIAALAFLAKAVGETNGNAKAQSFDLVHELSIVAQSIESTLSEKELIDNKVRDLLETTRNAFYIGRGQDYYVAMEASLKLKEISYIQCEGFAAGELKHGTIALIEEGTPVLALLSDPVLANHTRGNIQEVAARGAKVLTIAEENVAKETDDIVLTTVHPYLSPISMVVPTQLVAYFATLHRGLDVDKPRNLAKSVTVE from the coding sequence ATGTGTGGAATTGTTGGTGTTGTTGGAAACACAAATGCAACTGATATTTTGATTCAAGGGCTTGAAAAGCTCGAATACCGTGGTTATGATTCTGCGGGAATTTTTGTCCTAGGTGGTGCTGAAAATCATCTAGTCAAGGCTGTCGGTCGTATTGCAGAATTGTCTGCTAAGACAGCTGGTGTTGAGGGAACAACTGGTATCGGACATACTCGCTGGGCAACTCACGGAAAACCAACGGAAGACAATGCTCACCCACACCGCTCTGAGACAGAACGTTTTGTCTTGGTGCACAACGGGGTGATTGAAAACTACCTTGAAATCAAGGAAGAATACCTTGCAGGTCACCACTTTAAGGGGCAAACAGATACTGAAATCGCCGTTCACTTGATTGGAAAATTTGCGGAAGAAGAAGGTCTCTCTGTTCTTGAAGCCTTCAAAAAAGCCCTTCATATCATCCGTGGTTCTTATGCCTTTGCCTTGGTTGACTCACAAAATCCTGAAGTCATCTACGTGGCTAAAAATAAATCACCACTTTTGATTGGTCTTGGGGAAGGCTATAACATGGTCTGCTCAGATGCTATGGCTATGATTCGTGAAACCAACCAATACATGGAAATTCATGACCAAGAGTTGGTAATTGTGAAAGCTGATAGCGTTGAAGTTCAAGACTATGATGGCAACAGTCGTGAGCGTGCTAGTTACACTGCTGAACTTGACTTGTCAGATATCGGTAAGGGAACTTATCCTTACTACATGCTCAAGGAAATCGATGAGCAACCAACAGTTATGCGTAAACTCATCCAAGCCTACACAGATGAGGCTGGTCAAGTAGTCGTTGATCCTGCTATCATCCGGGCTGTTCAAGACGCAGACCGTATCTACATCCTTGCAGCTGGAACATCTTACCATGCAGGGTTTGCTTCTAAAAAAATGTTGGAAGAATTGACAGATACACCAGTAGAACTTGGAATCTCATCTGAGTGGGGCTACGGTATGCCACTTCTCAGCAAGAAACCACTCTTCATCTTTATCAGTCAGTCTGGTGAAACAGCGGATAGCCGTCAGGTTTTGGTTAAGGCTAATGAAATGGGAATTCCAAGCTTAACCGTGACAAACGTCCCAGGCTCAACTCTTTCTCGTGAAGCTAACCATACCATGCTTCTTCACGCAGGTCCTGAAATTGCCGTGGCATCAACTAAAGCCTATACAGCACAAATCGCAGCCCTTGCCTTCCTTGCAAAAGCAGTTGGAGAAACAAATGGCAATGCCAAAGCGCAATCCTTTGACCTGGTTCATGAATTGTCAATCGTAGCTCAGTCTATCGAATCAACCCTTTCAGAGAAAGAATTGATTGATAACAAGGTGCGTGATCTTCTTGAAACAACTCGCAACGCCTTTTACATCGGACGTGGTCAGGATTACTATGTAGCCATGGAAGCAAGTCTCAAGCTCAAAGAGATTTCTTACATCCAGTGTGAAGGTTTTGCGGCTGGAGAGCTCAAGCACGGAACCATTGCCTTGATTGAAGAGGGAACGCCTGTCTTGGCCCTCTTGTCAGATCCAGTCCTTGCCAACCACACTCGTGGAAATATCCAAGAGGTCGCAGCCCGTGGAGCCAAGGTCCTCACTATCGCAGAAGAAAATGTTGCCAAAGAGACAGACGATATCGTCCTTACGACTGTACACCCTTACCTTTCACCAATTTCAATGGTCGTACCAACGCAATTGGTCGCTTACTTTGCAACCCTCCACCGTGGCCTCGATGTGGACAAACCGCGTAACCTTGCTAAATCAGTAACGGTAGAATAA
- a CDS encoding proline--tRNA ligase, whose translation MKQSKIPIPTLREMPSDAQVISHALMLRAGYVRQVSAGVYSYLPLANRVIEKAKNIMRQEFDNIGAVEMLAPALLSADLWRESGRYETYGEDLYKLKNREKSDFILGPTHEETFTAIVRDSVKSYKQLPLNLYQIQPKYRDEKRPRNGLLRTREFIMKDAYSFHANYDSLDSVYDEYKAAYERVFTRSGLDFKAIIGDGGAMGGKDSQEFMAITPARTDLDRWVVLDKSVASFDEIPDQVQEEIKGELLKWMVSGEDTIAYSSESSYAANLEMATNEYKPSNRVVTEDQVARVETPGVKSIDEVAAFLNVSEEQTIKTLVYIADEEPVVALLVGNDQLNEVKLKNYLGADFLEPATEAEVKELLGADFGSLGPVGLPENVKIIADRKVQDSRNAVVGANEDGYHLTGVNPGRDFTAEYVDIREVREGEISPDGQGVLNFARGIEIGHIFKLGTRYSASMGADVLDENGRAVPIIMGCYGIGVSRLLSAVMEQHARLFVNKTPKGEYRYTWGINFPKELAPFDVHLITVNVKDDEAQALTEKLEASLMGAGYEVLTDDRNERVGVKFSDSDLIGLPIRITVGKKAADGIVEVKIKATGDTIVVQADNLLETLEILSEK comes from the coding sequence ATGAAACAAAGTAAAATACCTATCCCAACGCTTCGCGAAATGCCAAGCGATGCTCAAGTTATCAGTCATGCTCTTATGTTACGAGCTGGTTATGTTCGTCAAGTCTCAGCAGGTGTTTATTCCTACCTACCACTTGCCAACCGTGTGATTGAAAAAGCCAAAAATATCATGCGCCAAGAATTCGACAATATTGGTGCCGTTGAGATGTTGGCTCCAGCCCTTCTCAGTGCTGACCTTTGGCGTGAATCTGGCCGTTATGAAACCTACGGGGAAGACTTGTATAAATTGAAAAACCGTGAGAAGTCAGACTTCATCTTGGGGCCAACTCACGAAGAAACTTTTACAGCGATTGTCCGTGATTCTGTTAAATCTTACAAGCAATTGCCACTCAATCTCTATCAAATCCAGCCTAAGTATCGTGATGAAAAACGCCCACGTAATGGACTTCTTCGTACACGTGAGTTTATCATGAAGGATGCTTACAGCTTCCACGCTAACTATGATAGCTTGGACAGTGTTTATGATGAGTACAAGGCAGCTTACGAGCGTGTTTTCACTCGTAGTGGCTTAGATTTCAAGGCTATTATTGGTGACGGTGGAGCTATGGGTGGTAAGGATAGCCAAGAATTTATGGCCATCACACCTGCCCGTACAGACCTTGACCGCTGGGTTGTCTTGGACAAGTCAGTTGCCTCATTTGACGAAATTCCTGATCAAGTGCAAGAAGAAATCAAGGGAGAATTGCTAAAATGGATGGTCTCTGGTGAAGATACCATTGCTTACTCAAGTGAGTCTAGCTATGCTGCTAACTTGGAAATGGCGACAAACGAGTACAAACCAAGCAACCGTGTTGTGACTGAAGACCAAGTAGCTCGTGTGGAAACACCAGGTGTCAAATCGATTGATGAAGTTGCTGCTTTCTTGAATGTCTCTGAAGAGCAAACAATCAAGACCTTGGTTTATATCGCAGACGAGGAGCCAGTTGTAGCTTTACTGGTTGGCAACGACCAACTCAATGAAGTCAAGTTGAAAAACTACCTTGGTGCAGACTTCTTAGAACCTGCAACCGAGGCGGAAGTGAAAGAATTGTTGGGAGCGGACTTTGGTTCACTTGGACCAGTTGGTTTGCCTGAAAATGTGAAAATCATCGCTGACCGCAAGGTGCAAGATAGCCGCAATGCTGTTGTCGGTGCTAACGAAGATGGCTACCACTTGACTGGTGTGAACCCAGGCCGTGATTTTACTGCAGAATATGTAGATATCCGTGAAGTTCGTGAGGGTGAAATTTCTCCAGACGGACAAGGTGTCCTTAACTTTGCGCGTGGTATCGAAATTGGTCACATCTTCAAACTTGGCACTCGCTATTCAGCGAGCATGGGAGCAGATGTTTTGGATGAAAATGGCCGTGCTGTGCCAATTATTATGGGATGCTATGGTATCGGTGTCAGCCGTCTCCTTTCAGCAGTGATGGAACAACATGCTCGCCTCTTTGTTAATAAAACGCCAAAAGGTGAATACCGTTACACTTGGGGAATCAATTTCCCTAAAGAATTGGCCCCATTTGATGTGCACTTGATTACTGTCAATGTCAAGGATGATGAAGCGCAAGCCTTGACAGAAAAGCTTGAAGCAAGCTTGATGGGAGCTGGTTACGAAGTCTTGACAGATGACCGTAATGAACGTGTCGGGGTCAAATTCAGCGATAGCGACTTGATTGGATTGCCAATCCGTATCACTGTTGGGAAGAAAGCGGCCGATGGCATCGTAGAAGTTAAGATTAAAGCGACTGGTGATACCATCGTAGTTCAAGCAGATAACTTGCTTGAAACGCTTGAAATACTCAGCGAGAAATAA
- a CDS encoding phosphatidate cytidylyltransferase, producing the protein MTQDLQKRTLFAGIALAIFLPILMIGGLLLQIVIGIIAMLAMHELLKMRGLETMTMEGLLTLFATFALTIPLENYLTFLPVDGNVVAYSVLISIMLGTTVFSKSYTIEDAVFPLAMSFYVGFGFNALLDARVAGLDKALLALCIVWATDSGAYLVGMNYGKRKLAPTVSPNKTIEGALGGILGAILVTIIFVLFDSTVALPYGIYKMSVFAIFFSIAGQFGDLLESSIKRHFGIKDSGKFIPGHGGVLDRFDSMLLVFPIMHLFGLF; encoded by the coding sequence ATGACACAGGATTTACAGAAAAGAACCTTATTTGCAGGGATTGCCCTGGCTATTTTCCTACCAATTTTAATGATTGGGGGACTCTTGCTTCAGATAGTAATTGGAATCATAGCCATGTTAGCCATGCATGAACTTTTGAAGATGAGGGGTCTAGAGACCATGACGATGGAGGGCCTCTTGACCCTCTTTGCAACCTTTGCCTTAACCATTCCCTTGGAGAATTATCTGACTTTTTTGCCAGTTGATGGGAATGTGGTTGCCTATAGTGTTTTAATTTCAATCATGTTAGGAACGACTGTTTTTAGCAAGTCTTATACGATTGAGGACGCTGTTTTCCCTCTTGCTATGAGTTTCTATGTAGGCTTTGGATTTAATGCTTTACTAGATGCTCGCGTTGCAGGTTTAGATAAGGCTCTCTTGGCCTTGTGTATCGTTTGGGCAACCGATAGTGGTGCCTATCTTGTTGGAATGAACTATGGGAAACGAAAATTAGCTCCGACAGTTTCTCCAAATAAAACCATTGAGGGTGCTTTAGGTGGTATTTTAGGTGCTATTTTAGTAACTATCATCTTTGTGTTGTTTGACAGTACAGTTGCTCTTCCGTATGGAATTTACAAGATGTCTGTCTTTGCTATTTTCTTTAGCATTGCTGGACAATTTGGTGACTTACTAGAAAGTTCGATCAAGCGTCACTTTGGTATCAAGGATTCTGGGAAATTTATCCCTGGACATGGTGGTGTTTTGGATCGATTTGATAGTATGTTGCTTGTATTTCCAATTATGCACTTATTTGGACTCTTTTAG
- the bglA gene encoding 6-phospho-beta-glucosidase yields the protein MLRFPKDFVWGSSTSGPQTEGRVAGDGKGDNLWDYWYQVEPNRYYNGIGPDKTSTFYENWEQDIELLLETGHTAFRTSIQWSRIFPQGCGKVNAQGVDFYRKVFEAIKAKGIRLLVNLYHFDLPFALQEDGDGWENKATVSAFEDYARFCFETYGDLVDQWITFNEPIVPVEFGYFYDAHYPHKVDAEAAVKVAYHTQLASSRAVKACHELLPDSKIGIVLNLTPAYPRSQHPADVKAARIADLFQAQSFLDPSVLGTYPQELVEILHEHGILPDATEEELELIRDNTVDFLGVNYYQPLRVMAPRFAKHPESPLLPEHFYEPYVMPGRKINPHRGWEIYEQGIYDIAQNIKKNYGNIEWMLTENGMGVEGEEKFRENGMIQDDYRIDFVKGHLRELHRAIEDGANCKGYLIWTFIDCWSWLNSYKNRYGLVELDLETQERRLKKSGHWFKGLSDNNGF from the coding sequence ATGCTAAGATTTCCAAAGGATTTTGTCTGGGGATCCTCTACTTCTGGACCACAGACTGAAGGACGTGTAGCTGGTGATGGTAAAGGAGATAATCTCTGGGATTATTGGTACCAAGTGGAGCCAAATCGTTACTATAATGGAATTGGTCCAGATAAGACATCGACCTTTTATGAAAATTGGGAACAGGATATCGAGCTTTTGTTAGAGACTGGTCATACGGCCTTTCGGACTTCTATTCAGTGGTCACGGATTTTTCCACAAGGCTGTGGAAAAGTCAATGCTCAAGGTGTGGATTTCTATCGTAAGGTTTTTGAGGCTATTAAGGCTAAGGGGATTCGTCTTTTAGTCAATCTCTACCACTTTGATTTGCCTTTTGCTCTTCAAGAGGATGGTGATGGTTGGGAAAATAAGGCGACTGTCTCAGCCTTTGAAGACTATGCTCGTTTTTGTTTTGAGACTTATGGAGATTTAGTGGATCAATGGATTACCTTTAACGAGCCAATCGTTCCGGTAGAATTTGGCTATTTTTACGATGCCCATTATCCACATAAGGTGGACGCGGAGGCAGCAGTTAAAGTAGCCTATCATACACAATTGGCTAGCAGTCGGGCGGTCAAGGCCTGCCATGAACTCTTGCCTGATTCCAAGATTGGTATTGTCCTCAACTTGACGCCGGCTTATCCACGTAGTCAGCATCCTGCTGATGTCAAGGCTGCTCGTATTGCGGACCTTTTTCAAGCCCAATCTTTCTTAGATCCGTCTGTTTTGGGGACTTATCCACAGGAGTTGGTAGAAATCTTGCATGAACACGGGATCTTACCTGATGCTACGGAGGAGGAGTTGGAACTCATTCGTGACAATACGGTAGACTTTCTTGGTGTCAACTACTATCAACCTTTGCGTGTTATGGCGCCTCGATTTGCTAAGCATCCAGAGAGTCCACTCTTACCAGAACATTTTTATGAGCCTTATGTGATGCCTGGACGTAAAATCAATCCTCACCGTGGCTGGGAAATTTATGAGCAAGGGATTTATGACATTGCCCAAAATATCAAGAAAAATTATGGCAATATTGAGTGGATGTTGACAGAGAATGGTATGGGTGTTGAAGGAGAGGAAAAATTCCGTGAGAATGGAATGATTCAAGATGATTACCGTATTGACTTTGTAAAAGGCCATCTTCGTGAACTGCACCGTGCCATTGAAGATGGAGCCAATTGTAAGGGCTACTTGATTTGGACCTTTATCGATTGTTGGTCATGGCTCAATAGTTATAAAAATCGCTATGGTTTGGTTGAATTAGACTTGGAAACGCAAGAACGTCGTCTGAAAAAATCAGGGCACTGGTTCAAGGGTTTAAGCGATAATAATGGATTTTAA
- the ruvB gene encoding Holliday junction branch migration DNA helicase RuvB, with translation MSRILDNEIMGDEELVERTLRPQYLREYIGQDKVKDQLQIFIEAAKMRDEALDHVLLFGPPGLGKTTMAFVIANELGVNLKQTSGPVIEKAGDLVAILNDLEPGDVLFIDEIHRLPMSVEEVLYSAMEDFYIDIMIGVGEGSRSVHLELPPFTLIGATTRAGMLSNPLRARFGITGHMEYYAHADLTEIVERTADIFEMEITHEAASELALRSRGTPRIANRLLKRVRDFAQIMGDGLIDDVITDKALTMLDVDHEGLDYVDQKILRTMIEMYGGGPVGLGTLSVNIAEERETVEDMYEPYLIQKGFIMRTRSGRVATAKAYEHLGYEYSEK, from the coding sequence ATGAGTAGAATTTTAGATAATGAGATAATGGGGGACGAGGAGCTAGTAGAACGCACACTCCGTCCTCAGTACTTACGTGAATATATTGGACAGGATAAGGTCAAGGACCAGCTCCAAATCTTTATCGAGGCTGCCAAAATGCGAGATGAAGCGCTGGATCATGTCCTCTTATTTGGACCTCCAGGCTTGGGAAAAACGACCATGGCTTTTGTTATTGCCAACGAACTAGGTGTAAATCTAAAGCAGACGTCTGGGCCTGTTATTGAAAAAGCTGGTGATTTGGTAGCGATTTTGAATGACTTAGAGCCTGGGGATGTCCTTTTTATTGATGAGATTCATCGTTTGCCCATGTCAGTGGAAGAGGTGCTTTATAGTGCCATGGAGGACTTCTACATTGATATCATGATTGGGGTTGGTGAAGGCAGTCGCAGTGTTCATTTGGAGTTGCCACCTTTTACCTTGATTGGTGCAACGACTCGGGCTGGTATGCTTTCAAATCCGCTGCGGGCACGTTTTGGGATTACAGGTCATATGGAGTATTACGCCCATGCTGACTTGACGGAAATTGTCGAGCGGACGGCAGATATTTTTGAGATGGAAATCACCCATGAGGCAGCATCTGAGTTGGCTCTACGTAGTCGTGGAACTCCTCGTATCGCCAATCGTCTCCTCAAGCGCGTGCGCGACTTTGCTCAGATTATGGGCGATGGCCTGATTGATGATGTGATTACGGACAAGGCCTTGACTATGCTGGATGTTGACCATGAAGGTTTGGACTATGTGGACCAGAAAATCCTTCGGACCATGATTGAGATGTACGGTGGTGGTCCTGTTGGTTTAGGAACTCTTTCTGTGAATATCGCAGAAGAGCGTGAGACAGTTGAAGATATGTATGAGCCTTACTTGATTCAAAAAGGTTTTATTATGCGGACGCGGTCTGGACGAGTGGCGACTGCTAAGGCATATGAGCATTTAGGTTATGAATATAGTGAAAAATGA
- a CDS encoding isoprenyl transferase encodes MFGFFKKDTAVEVEVPTQVPAHIGIIMDGNGRWAKKRMQPRVLGHKAGMEALQTVTKAANKLGVKVITVYAFSTENWTRPDQEVKFIMNLPVEFYDNYVPELHANNIKIQMIGETDRLPKQTFEALTKAEELTKNNTGLILNFALNYGGRAEITQALKLISQDVLDAKINPGDITEELIDNYLFTQHLPKELRDPDLIIRTSGELRLSNFLPWQGAYSELYFTDTLWPDFDEVALQEAILAYNRRHRRFGGV; translated from the coding sequence ATGTTTGGATTTTTTAAGAAAGATACGGCTGTGGAAGTAGAGGTTCCGACACAGGTTCCTGCTCATATCGGCATCATCATGGATGGAAATGGCCGTTGGGCTAAAAAACGTATGCAACCGCGAGTCCTTGGACACAAGGCAGGGATGGAAGCATTGCAAACTGTGACCAAGGCGGCCAATAAATTGGGCGTCAAGGTGATTACGGTCTATGCTTTTTCTACGGAAAATTGGACCCGTCCAGATCAGGAAGTCAAGTTTATCATGAACTTGCCAGTAGAGTTTTATGATAATTATGTCCCGGAACTGCATGCGAATAATATTAAAATTCAAATGATAGGGGAGACAGACCGCCTGCCTAAGCAGACTTTTGAAGCTTTAACCAAAGCTGAGGAATTGACTAAGAATAACACAGGTTTGATTCTTAATTTTGCCCTTAACTATGGTGGACGTGCTGAGATTACACAGGCTCTTAAGTTGATTTCCCAGGATGTGTTAGATGCCAAAATCAATCCAGGTGACATCACAGAGGAATTGATTGATAACTATCTCTTTACCCAGCATTTGCCTAAGGAGTTACGAGACCCGGACTTGATTATCCGTACTAGTGGAGAATTGCGTTTGAGCAATTTCCTTCCATGGCAGGGCGCCTATAGTGAGCTCTATTTTACGGATACCTTGTGGCCTGATTTTGACGAGGTGGCCTTGCAGGAAGCCATTCTTGCCTACAATCGTCGTCATCGCCGCTTTGGAGGAGTTTAG
- the rseP gene encoding RIP metalloprotease RseP, producing the protein MLGILTFILVFGIIVVVHEFGHFYFAKKSGILVREFAIGMGPKIFAHIGKDGTAYTIRILPLGGYVRMAGWGDDTTEIKTGTPVSLTLTDDGKVKRINLSGKKLDQTALPMQVTQFDFEDKLFIRGLVLEEEKTFAVDHDATVVEADGTEVRIAPLDVQYQNATIWGKLITNFAGPMNNFILGVVVFWILIFMQGGVRDVDTNQFHVMPQGALAKVGVPETAQITKIGSHEISNWESLTQAVEAETKDQTAPTLDVTISENGSDKQVTVTPEESQGRYLLGVQPGIKSDFVSMFVGGFTTAADSALRILSALKNLIFQPDLNKLGGPVAIFKASSDAAKNGIENVLYFLALISINIGIFNLIPIPALDGGKIVLNILEAIRRKPLKQEIETYVTLAGVVIMVILMIAVTWNDIMRLFFR; encoded by the coding sequence ATGCTCGGAATTTTAACCTTTATTCTGGTTTTTGGGATTATTGTAGTGGTGCACGAGTTCGGTCACTTCTACTTTGCTAAGAAATCAGGAATTCTAGTGCGTGAATTTGCCATTGGTATGGGACCAAAAATCTTTGCTCATATTGGCAAGGATGGGACAGCCTATACCATTCGGATCTTGCCTCTGGGTGGCTATGTTCGCATGGCCGGTTGGGGTGATGATACAACTGAAATCAAGACTGGAACTCCTGTCAGTTTGACCCTTACTGATGATGGTAAGGTAAAACGGATCAATCTCTCAGGCAAAAAATTGGATCAAACGGCTCTCCCGATGCAGGTGACCCAGTTTGATTTTGAAGACAAGCTTTTCATCAGGGGCTTGGTTCTGGAAGAAGAAAAAACATTTGCAGTGGATCATGATGCAACGGTTGTGGAAGCAGATGGAACTGAGGTTCGGATTGCTCCCTTGGATGTTCAATATCAAAATGCAACTATCTGGGGGAAACTCATTACTAACTTTGCAGGTCCTATGAACAACTTTATCTTAGGTGTTGTTGTTTTCTGGATTTTAATCTTTATGCAGGGTGGTGTCAGAGATGTTGATACCAACCAGTTCCATGTTATGCCTCAAGGTGCCTTGGCCAAGGTGGGAGTACCAGAAACGGCTCAGATTACCAAGATTGGCTCACATGAGATTAGCAACTGGGAAAGTTTGACTCAGGCTGTGGAAGCAGAAACCAAAGATCAGACGGCCCCGACCTTGGATGTGACTATTTCTGAAAATGGTAGTGACAAACAAGTCACTGTTACTCCGGAAGAAAGTCAAGGCCGTTATCTCCTAGGTGTTCAACCGGGGATTAAGTCAGATTTTGTATCCATGTTTGTAGGTGGTTTTACAACTGCTGCTGACTCGGCCCTCCGAATTCTCTCAGCACTGAAAAATCTGATTTTCCAACCGGATTTGAACAAGCTGGGTGGACCTGTTGCTATCTTTAAGGCAAGTAGTGATGCTGCAAAAAATGGAATTGAGAATGTCTTGTACTTCTTGGCTCTGATTTCCATCAATATTGGGATTTTTAATCTGATTCCGATTCCAGCTCTGGATGGTGGTAAGATTGTGCTCAATATCCTAGAAGCTATCCGCCGCAAACCATTAAAACAAGAAATTGAAACCTATGTCACCTTGGCCGGAGTGGTCATCATGGTTATCTTGATGATTGCTGTGACCTGGAATGACATCATGCGACTCTTTTTTAGATAA
- a CDS encoding LLM class flavin-dependent oxidoreductase, whose translation MVELGISTFGETTELEGTGQTYSHAERIRQLVAEIELADKVGLNVYGIGEHHRADFAVSAPEIVLAAGAVNTKKIRLTSAVSILSSMDPIRLFQQYATIDALSNGRAEIMAGRGSFTESFPLFGYDLKDYEALFDEKLDLLQLVNEKTKLDWQGRLTQAISGKEVYPRPVQDKLPLWIATGGHVESTVKIAQAGLPIVYAIIGGNPRYFKKLIQAYREIGSEAGHASHELKVGAHSWGWIAEDGEQAVKDYFHPTKQVVDAISKDRPHWQELRYEQYLEQVGPNGAMFVGNPDQVAEKLIRMIEDLGLDRFMLHLPLGSMPHDQVLRAIELFGTQVAPQVRAYFAMKEAS comes from the coding sequence GTGGTAGAATTGGGAATTTCAACATTTGGGGAAACAACGGAGCTTGAAGGGACTGGGCAAACTTACAGTCATGCCGAACGCATTCGTCAGTTGGTGGCAGAGATTGAGCTGGCTGATAAGGTTGGTTTGAATGTGTATGGGATTGGCGAGCACCATCGAGCGGATTTTGCAGTATCAGCTCCAGAGATTGTCCTGGCAGCTGGGGCAGTCAATACCAAAAAAATCCGTTTGACCAGCGCAGTCAGCATTCTCTCAAGTATGGACCCCATTCGGTTGTTCCAACAATATGCCACTATTGATGCTTTGTCAAATGGACGTGCGGAGATTATGGCTGGAAGGGGTTCTTTCACGGAATCTTTTCCCTTGTTTGGATATGATTTGAAAGACTACGAAGCCCTTTTTGATGAGAAATTAGACTTGCTCCAGTTAGTCAATGAAAAGACCAAGCTAGACTGGCAAGGTCGATTGACCCAAGCAATCTCTGGCAAAGAAGTTTATCCACGTCCAGTTCAGGACAAATTACCCTTGTGGATAGCGACAGGTGGTCATGTCGAATCAACAGTGAAGATTGCTCAAGCAGGCTTACCGATTGTCTATGCCATTATTGGTGGTAACCCTCGTTATTTTAAAAAGTTGATTCAGGCTTATCGTGAGATTGGGAGTGAAGCGGGCCATGCCAGTCATGAACTAAAGGTTGGAGCCCATTCTTGGGGTTGGATTGCTGAGGATGGCGAACAGGCGGTGAAAGATTATTTCCATCCGACCAAGCAAGTGGTGGATGCTATTTCCAAAGACCGTCCGCACTGGCAGGAATTACGTTATGAGCAATATTTGGAACAGGTAGGGCCAAATGGTGCTATGTTTGTGGGCAATCCAGATCAGGTAGCCGAAAAATTGATTCGCATGATAGAGGATTTAGGATTGGACCGCTTCATGCTCCATCTACCGCTTGGCTCCATGCCTCATGACCAAGTCCTAAGAGCTATTGAACTTTTTGGAACGCAAGTTGCACCCCAAGTACGGGCATACTTCGCCATGAAAGAGGCTTCATAA